Below is a genomic region from Gemmatimonadota bacterium.
TGACGACACCAACGATTACTCCCGACGAGTTTTTTGCGGCCGATCTGCGTGTGGGGCGCGTTCTGTCAGCGGAACCGTTTCCGGAAGCGCGTAAGCCAGCGATCAAGCTGCGTATCGATTTTGGGGAGTTGGGCGTGCGGAGGTCGAGCGCACAGTTGACTGCTCATTACACGCCGGACGAGCTGGTGGGGCGGTTGGTGGTCGCGGTGGTGAACTTTCCGCCGCGTCAGATCGGGCCTTTCATCTCCGAAGTACTGGTCCTCGGGGCGTGCACCACACCGAGTGATGTGGTGCTCCTGGTGCCTGATATGGACGTTCCCGTGGGAACGCGGATTTCCTAGTGAGCGGAGGGTGTGTCCTACGCGGATCGTTGCTGCGGAATCAGAAAGCCCGCTGCGAGATCCTGGCTTCGGCTTTCGGATTGGTCGGGGCCTCCGGTCTCATCGCTGGGAGCGAATGGATCGGGCCAGTGCTCGAGGTAGGCCTTGAGTAGATCGGACGTTTGTTCGATGGCAGTCTGGCGTTTTACTCTAGAGATTCTGGGGTGGAGCTCGAGTGCCATTTGGGGTGCCTATCCTGGTTTGAGCGTCAGAATCGCACCGTGCAGGATGCACACCACTGAAGCCGATGGGAGTCGATCGAATTGGTAAGGATTCGATGCCGAATCAGGCGCGCGGGCTTTCGGGAGGGTAGGTGTAGATTGCCGTTGGCAGGCCTTCTGGCTTCATCTGACGCAGCTCGATGAAGGAGAAGCCAATCTTCTCGAGCAGCTTGATGGAGCGCGCGTTGTCGGGCGAGACCAGGGCCAGGGTGCGCGGCGCCTTGAGTGTGGTGCGGGCGAATTCCAGCATCGCGATCGCCGACTCGGTGGCGAACCCCTGGTACCAGAAGTCGGGGAGGAAGGCGTAGCCAAGGTCGGCGTCCTCGAACTGGGCCCGCCTGAGGAGTCCGCAGATCCCGATCGGGACGAAGGTGGTCTTGAGAGCCACCAGGTAAAGGCCGTGGCCGTGGCGCTCGTAGCTCGCGATTGGCCCGTTGAGCAGATAGGCGACCGCATCGTCGCGGGTTCGGATGCCCCGGTCGCCGATATTCGCGATGAACGACGGATCGTTGACGAGCTCGAGGATGAAACCGGCGTCGTCGGTGGTGAAGTGACGGAGGACGAGCCGGTCGGTTTCCAGAACAGTCGTCGGGGCGCGTGGCGTCACCCGCGACACCGCCGAGGCGCACTGGGAGTGTGGTTTGGTTTCGGCATGCAATGGCAGGCTACATTTGGAGACGGTGTGCCGGAGAGATGTACCGGACACGCATGTCATTCTTATAGAGTATCACAGTTTTCGAGGCGTTCCGTGGCACCACAGTTCATATATGTCATGAAGGATCTCCGGAAGGTAGTTCCACCTTCGCGCGAGATACTGAAGGGAATCTGGCTTTCATTCTATCCTGGCGCAAAGATCGGCGTGCTCGGCGCGAACGGCGCCGGCAAGTCGTCGTTGCTGCGTATCATGGCCGGCGTCGATCAGGATTTTCAGGGCGAGGCGTGGGCGCACGCGGGGACGCGGATCGGCTATCTCCCCCAGGAGCCGCAGCTGGACCCCACAAAGAACGTGCGCGAGAACGTCGAGGAAGGGGTGAAGTCGACGCGGGATCTTCTCACGAAGTTCGAGGAGATCTCGATGAAGTTCGCCGAGCCGATGAGCGATGATGAGATGAACAAGCTGCTGGAGCAGCAAGGGCGCGTGCAGGAGCAGATCGACGCGGCGAATGCGTGGGAGCTGGATCGCACGATCGAGATCGCGATGGACGCGCTGAGACTGCCGCCCGGTGATGCTGCGGTGACGAATCTATCGGGCGGTGAGAAGCGTCGTGTAGCGTTGTGTCGCGTGTTGCTGGAGCAGCCTGACATGTTGCTGCTCGACGAGCCGACGAATCACCTGGATGCTGAATCGGTTGCGTGGCTGGAGCGGCATCTCGCGGACTTCAAGGGAACGGTCGTCGCCATCACGCACGATCGTTACTTCCTGGATAATGTCGCGCAGTGGATCCTGGAGCTGGATCGCGGCGCGGGAATACCATATGAAGGGAACTACACGTCGTGGCTGGAGCAGAAGCGCGCGCGCCTGCAGCTGGAAGAGAAATCGGAATCAGCGCGTCAGCGCACTCTCGAGCGTGAGCTGGAGTGGGTGAGGATGGCGCCGCGCGCGAGGCAGGCGAAGAGCCAGGCGCGCGTGAAGCGATACGAGGAACTGGCTGAAGCGGACACGGCCGAGAAGACGATGTCGCACGAGATAGTGATTCCGCCACCGCCCAGGCTTGGCAACGACGTAGTGATCGCGAAGGGATTGAAGAAAGGCTACGGCGACAAGTTGTTGTACGACGATCTCACGTTCTCGCTGCCGCGCGGCGGGATCGTCGGCGTCATCGGGCCGAACGGCGCGGGAAAGACGACGATGTTCCGGATGATCGAGGGGACCGAGAAGCCGGACGCGGGATCGTTGACGATCGGAGACACGGTTGTGCTTGCGTACGCGGATCAGGAGCGCGCACTTGACGGAACCAAGTCGGTGTACGACGAGGTGAGTCAGGGGCACGATCTGATTCAGGTCGGTAAGCGCGAGATGAATGCGCGCGCATATTTGTCGACGTTCAACTTCAAGGGGACGGATCAGCAGAAGAAGGTCGGCGATCTGTCAGGCGGCGAGCGGAATCGGTTGCAGCTCGCGAAGGTATTGAAGGCGGGCGGGAATCTGTTGCTGCTGGACGAGCCGACGAACGATCTCGACGTGGATACGTTGCGCGCGCTGGAAGATGCGCTGATCGACTTCGCGGGATGTGCGGTGGTGATCTCGCACGATCGGTGGTTTCTGGATCGAATTGCGACGCACATGCTGGCGTTCGAGGGGAATAGCGAGGTGGTGTGGTTTGAGGGGAACTACAAGGAGTACGAGGCGGATCTGCATCGGCGCAAAGGCATAGATGCGGATCAGCCGAAGAGGATCAAGTACAAGGCGTTGGTGCGGGGGTAGGTATTCGCTCGCTGTAGCCAGTACCGCGTCGACAGTTTGAGCTTGCTCGACGCCATCAAGCGTGCGCTGTAGAATTGTGCTCCACGGTGAGCCAACGTTCGCGTTCATTGCTTCTGGTGGCATTGGTCGTCGTGTGAGCTTGTACTTGTGGGTATTTCGCAGGACGCGACCATCCTGCCTCTGCGGCAGTGACGTATCGGCGGTCAAGCCTCGTGGTTACCAGCCACGAGGCTTGACCAGTGTCCCCGTCATGTCTGTGATTGTATCCGGAAACTGGCTTGCGCCAAGCACGCCTGGTCGGATGACCTTCACGAACGATGCTGTCTCACGGAGTTTCACCGGAACCGGAATCCTGGGACTCAGCACACCGACAGGCAGATGCAGGCGATGCGCGACAACGTCTATCGGCATCACTAGATCAGAATCGCTTGAGATGACTCCTGCAGCGTCGAACTTGTCCTCGTACGCATCACAGAGCAGTTGAGTTGCGATGTTCACGTCGGAGCCCTTCTCTTCCGTCTTCAT
It encodes:
- a CDS encoding tRNA-binding protein gives rise to the protein MTTPTITPDEFFAADLRVGRVLSAEPFPEARKPAIKLRIDFGELGVRRSSAQLTAHYTPDELVGRLVVAVVNFPPRQIGPFISEVLVLGACTTPSDVVLLVPDMDVPVGTRIS
- a CDS encoding GNAT family N-acetyltransferase, whose amino-acid sequence is MTPRAPTTVLETDRLVLRHFTTDDAGFILELVNDPSFIANIGDRGIRTRDDAVAYLLNGPIASYERHGHGLYLVALKTTFVPIGICGLLRRAQFEDADLGYAFLPDFWYQGFATESAIAMLEFARTTLKAPRTLALVSPDNARSIKLLEKIGFSFIELRQMKPEGLPTAIYTYPPESPRA
- the ettA gene encoding energy-dependent translational throttle protein EttA, which translates into the protein MAPQFIYVMKDLRKVVPPSREILKGIWLSFYPGAKIGVLGANGAGKSSLLRIMAGVDQDFQGEAWAHAGTRIGYLPQEPQLDPTKNVRENVEEGVKSTRDLLTKFEEISMKFAEPMSDDEMNKLLEQQGRVQEQIDAANAWELDRTIEIAMDALRLPPGDAAVTNLSGGEKRRVALCRVLLEQPDMLLLDEPTNHLDAESVAWLERHLADFKGTVVAITHDRYFLDNVAQWILELDRGAGIPYEGNYTSWLEQKRARLQLEEKSESARQRTLERELEWVRMAPRARQAKSQARVKRYEELAEADTAEKTMSHEIVIPPPPRLGNDVVIAKGLKKGYGDKLLYDDLTFSLPRGGIVGVIGPNGAGKTTMFRMIEGTEKPDAGSLTIGDTVVLAYADQERALDGTKSVYDEVSQGHDLIQVGKREMNARAYLSTFNFKGTDQQKKVGDLSGGERNRLQLAKVLKAGGNLLLLDEPTNDLDVDTLRALEDALIDFAGCAVVISHDRWFLDRIATHMLAFEGNSEVVWFEGNYKEYEADLHRRKGIDADQPKRIKYKALVRG
- a CDS encoding NYN domain-containing protein, producing the protein MRQRAYVYVDGFNLYNRCLKRTPYKWLDLVALARHLLPGANAVKVKYFTARISSRPDDPEQRTRQQSYLRALMTLPEVEIYFGHFLSHATSAINLDPPPRWIRYMKTEEKGSDVNIATQLLCDAYEDKFDAAGVISSDSDLVMPIDVVAHRLHLPVGVLSPRIPVPVKLRETASFVKVIRPGVLGASQFPDTITDMTGTLVKPRGW